The DNA segment attaaattcatGGTCTTATATTCAATGATTTCTCCAAAATGAAATTCTATGAATAAGTCAAAGTACAGTCCCTTCTCTACTACCTATATAATTATTGCATAAACAGATTATGTTTGTGCACTGATATAGAATCAACACACAGCCCCGGCCGCCCACTTTCTCTGTTTCTTCCCACTTCCAAGACACACAAAAATATGGAAAGAGGGTGCATAGAAGAAGGGCTGCCGACGACGAGGCCTTTGCTTCTTGATGCACAGCCGACGCCCAACACTATTCATGAGATTAGTAACTTCAACAGAGCGGCCAGAGATTCCTCCATCGCTTCAGTTCTTTTCCTTAGCACCTTCATCGCTGTCTGTGGCTCCTTCTGCTATGGCTGTTCCGTAAGTACTCCTATAATTATTATGTTTGTCCCGTTGATTTATGCAGTCGAAAACGCAGAGTTTTAATCAAAACCCAAAAACATGGACGTCTAGCATGTAGTTCCAAAAAATCAGGAAAATCTCATATGAACTTACCCTCGTATTTTAGTTTTCTTAGATTCCAAGTGAAGACAAGATCTCAAATATTTACTGATATATTTAAAAGTTAAATATTTACATCACATAtcctaaaaaataataattttagtaTTTCTAATATCTTGGGGTACGATAAGCAATCACTGAAGGAATCTCGTACAATCCAACCCCATTATTAAGGGCCTCAAATATAATTGtgttatatattaaataaaattatttttgagaaatataaaTGAGAACTTGTTGAAATTTGAAGGTTGGGCATTGAAGGTGAGTTCTACATCACACCTTTTTATAGATATATTTAATCTGCAATGTCAaatgaaataattattaatagAGACATAAAGTGGAGTTTCAAGAACAGAAGTACTTTTAAGATTGGGCCTATTGAGCATtcacaaataaaaaattaaaaagaaataaaaggtATTAGCCTTACTTATTAGATTCTTCAACAGAaggaataaaagaaatgaaagtattattatattttaatttttttttattatcttgAATTTCTCCATCAAACACAGATACGAAAGCAGCTGAAATTTGAACAATAGTTAACtgggtataaaatattataatgatatatacttctttgagtTGGGGTGGTTGGAATAGAAGGACTATGTTGCATCaccaattattttaaataatttaagtaaTATGTATATTACTTAATTGTTTGAATTCTGAGTTCTGATCGGAATTGCTTGTGGGTTATTGGTCGCCGGAATATTTTAGATAACGGGAAATTATTGTTTAACTTAATGTGATATAATTGCTTTCCCAGGTGGGTTATTCGTCGCCGGCAGAATCTGGAATCATCCAAGACTTAGGCCTCTCTTTGGCAGCAGTTAGTAACTGACCATTTCCGATGATGATGATAAGAAAATACCTTCGATTTAGTGAAACTTAATTTAATGGCTATAGGCATATTGTTCAATTAAGAAACTCGAATTTAAGTACTTACTCTCCAATCTCTCAACTAAAAACATATGTAAATAAAAAAAGTACTCCTATCTATTGAATGAACATTATTTCTGTGAACTGTGCAGTACTCAGTTTTTGGGTCCATACTGACAATTGGAGGAATGATAGGTGCAATTATAAGTGGGAAGATAGCTGATGTTGTCGGTCGGAGACGAGTAATTAAATCTTTTTCAAGAACCctattaattaagtttaattaaaatCTGCATGCAGTCTTGAATCAGTTAATTAATTTGGTGTTCATTTGAAGCAGACAATGTTATTAGCAGAATTATTCTGCACTCCAGGGTGGCTTGCAATAGCCTTTGCCaaggtttattttcctccctccccATGCAATTGCTATTCTACATTCAAGTACTAACTAAATCATTGAAAtagattgattttttttctttttgtccaAAAGGATGCATGGTGGCTGGATATTGGAAGACTGTTGATTGGACTTGGAGTAGGGCTTCTTACTTATGTGGTAATGCCCTTTTTTATTCCTTTGAtgctttaaaaattattaaaatgaaGGAAATCTTCAGAGTTTGAACACCCAGTCTCATCTATTACGAGAAAATGAATTTAaacattataattttatttaaaatattttgaaaaattttcatggGTCTAACAATAATTaatgaattatataataaaaGGTAGCacctttctttatttttctaGTAATAAAATTCTGTAgatttatcaaaataaaaatcaattaaactACTCTAATACTGGGTCATTTGTTTAGTGTGAATGCTATAATAAAGTAATATCACTTTTCTCttactaattttatttaattttccaattaaaaatttcagtgagaTTATTTGGTTTCAAAGGATTTGAAACTTGAACTTCCAAATTATTACAAGAATGTATGATTACTGGTTTACGTCATGTCTTTTTTGAATTGCCGGCAACTTAAAATTGTATCTTAGCATCAGACTGTGGATCTAATAAGACTTGATGTGGCAGAGGTAATAATTTTAACAGTGACAGGTACCTGTATACGTGGCAGAAATTACACCTAAGAGCCTCAGAGGACGATTTACGTCAGCCAATCAGGTGAAACTACACAACCAATTgagattttaaaaaattttctttttaatattatcatgaacttcaatttaaaaaaaaaaaaaaatttgtaactGCACAGATGTTAACTAGTTGTGGCTTTGCATTCTCATACTGTATTGGAAATATAATTTCTTGGCGCACCTTGGCTCTACttggtaattttatttttttttatcttttaatcagTTACTTTGCTAATTGATTCaagtatatataattttattactaTTAATTATTGTATTATTATTCAGGTTCTATTCCATGCCTGTTGCAACTTCTGGGTTTATTTTTTATTCCTGAGTCTCCTAGATGGCTGGTGAGTTCAACTGAAAACAAGGGTatttttcttttttgtgattGTGTAATAAGGATAATGATGAAAAAGAATTCATGAGATTAAAGCTTAGTTATTGTTTGATTCACTTCTTATATTTAatgttgaaaatttgaaatttttacagGCGAAACGTGGCAGAGAAAAAGAATTTGAAGCTTCTTTGCAACATCTTTGGGGAAAAAATGCAGATGTATCTGTAGAAACAATGGATATAAGAGTAATATTTCAACCTTCATACCTCACAGAAAAGTGAAAGAATGTACAGGATTTATGGAAAGAATCTTTTTGGAAGATGATTATGTACTTCATTGTTTATAGGATATTATCGAAAGCTTTCAACACAATTCAGAAGGCAATGCTCTTGACTTGTTCCAGAGGAGATATTGTTATTCGATCATTGTGAGTCTTTAAGTgatttctttgaattcctttcagTTTCATGACTAATTTAGAATTTTCATTGGATTGTTTGAACTGGGCTTAGGTTGGAGTAGGGCTAATGTTACTGCAACAATTTGGAGGGAACAGTGGCGTGGTATATTATAGCAGTACCATATTTGCGGAAGCTGGTATGAGAATTGGTACTAATTAATTTGACTGGTATTCATATGACTAggagattttttttaaaatggtGACTTTTTTTTCGTTTGTTACAGATTTTTCTACAATTCTTGGAACTACAGCGTTAGCTATTATATTGGTATGTACTTGATTTTGTGCTTAGCTCGCGTTCAAATATTATAGCTCCCAGAAAATGTTTTGCAGCTGGTAGCAGCTACTGTGAGTCTACTCCTAATGGATATATTTGGAAGACGAACTCTCCTGATGGTTAgaatgtcttcttcttcttcttcttcaatgtgTAATATTTTACGTAGTTAAATAGAGAGGTGATGGTGAATATAAACTTGTAGGTTTCTTCTGGAGGAACATGCTTGTTCTTGTGCCTAGTTGGATTATCATTCTTATTGAAGGTTTAACCAAATTAAGATACGTCTTCCCATTATTTTGCATGTGGTTTTGATCGGCATTTTCCTGAATCACAaacatttcttctctctctctctctctctctctctctctctctctccaggaACATGGATATTTGAAGGAGCTCACTCCATTTATGGCATTTGCTGGCTTATTGGTAACTCAAATTGGTGTTTGataaaactgaaaattaaaacttaaaatattatcaaataaatcttaaaaaaaaagaaatactaTTTCAAGTGTTATAATTGTGTTATGACATTACAATCTCGATTGATACTGCTGCGAGCAGGGTTATCTCGCAGCTTTTGGAGTAGGCATATCAGGAATACCATGGGTTATCATGTCAGAGGTATGTAATTTTCTTGATGTcactctacttttttttttttttttaatcaattaacTCGAGAAACGGATGATTTGAACCTTAAATTGAGAGATGAATTTTTACTTCAGATATTTCCTGTAAGTTTCAAGGCCTCAGCCGGAAGCCTAGTTACCTTAACCAATTGGTCCTGCTCCTGGCTTGTGTCTTACACATTCAACTTTATGATGGAATGGAGCTCTGCAGGTCTCTCTCTCTCACCTTAATGTTTTGCTATAGTTGGAGAACATTACGATTAAATTTATATATGCCCTGCAGGCACATTTTTCATCTTTGCGACTATGTGTGGTTtcactgttttatttgtttggaagTTGGTGCCAGAGACCAAAGGACGAACATTGGAAGAAATTCAAGCAAAAATGGTTTTTAATCCACAAGACATATGAtgagttattttttttttgaatgtaattgtaaattattttatctttttaaaatgaagtaaagaGTAAGTGTCAGATGAAAGATCGCTACTTATTAGTATGATGAAATTTATGAAAGAGAAAAATTCCCTTTTATTATGTATCATAAAATTATTATGTAATCCATTGAATTATGTTAGGCAGCATTAGTTAACAGCTTAAAAAGTGCAGACGTTCTAACATATTTTTGACTTCTAGTTAAACAACTATGGGAAATCGAATATACTAAATGCAATTTATTAAAACCTCATAATAAATTAGAATGAACTTGTATTGATTGCTTGATATTTTATTGCAAggctaaaagaaattaaatataagGTTTGGAAAATTAAGCACAAataaataaatgataaaaaaCTGTTGGAGTCTGCTGAGTTGTTATTGTTCGAGTGATTGAGAGTATTTCCATAGCAAGCACTAAACAATTTATAGCTATATCAACTGTTAGAGATTTGAAGAGCTCAAAGCGTTTGAGGAAAATTCTTTCTTGATGAGCCTTGTGAAAAGAATGAATTTTTATTTCTATGTATCTCACTAATctcatattttttaaatatgagaattttATATTTGTATATTCTCAACGCTCACATTCTCTATGTTCAATAGTTACCATCTATTACCTGCACTTTCTATTAACTTCTCTTGCGGTTTAATAACTTCCCCGTATGGTAAATAACTTCCAATTACTTTCTAACTTCCACAACTgataattatcaaaataataattaatatttaatatttaggcctcataattaaattaatataataaaattaattaaattaattttaaaaaaattaacttaattaattatagacctaaaaatgattaattagctaaaataattatttttgaccAAACATAActtcaataataaaaaaatttttaaaaaaggcCATTACATTGTATTTTGCAAAGGCAAACAAAATCAATTCAATTTTGCATTAAATTGAAGATAAATTATTTAAATCAgagttagaaaattaaaatttttttttataatacaaTTCCAAAATTTGAATTTACtatatcagaaaaaaaaaatctaaaaatttgaacCCTACAATTTGATGTCAAGGGTGTGCAAATTCCATGAAACCAAGACTTACCGGCCACTCACACCAAACTAACATTaaacatatataaataaaatttttctgaattgaactTTCACTAGCTGAATTACTCGATCTTTGAACTGCTGCTACTGTATTGATTCTGACCCATCATTATCATCAAAAAAAGCAATATTGGGGCATGTTCTAACTAAACTAGCCGTGGTTTTCATTATAAACTCTCTCTTTCAAGAAATAAGAAATTATGGAGAGAGCAAACACGGAAGAAGAGCTCCTACTAGGGTCTACACTTGTTTTCCAAGTTGATTCAATCAGTGACTTGGTACCACCAAGTCAATCTTGGGCTACTTCCGTTGTTGTTCTCAGTAGCATAGTCGCCCTTTGTGGTTCTTTTGCCACGGGATGTGCTGTAAGTACTCTATAACCAttacattttcttcatttctatgCTCCGCAGTCAGCTCATCTGCTGCTTCTTTAGTGCAGTTTTGCGTTTGACTTACGAGTTTTCAAGTTCATTTAGGCCTGTAGAATAAACCTGGCCTTGTGCGCGCTGGTGAGAATTAGAATCGGACAGGTTTAAACTAGATTAAAATCGATTAAATTTCGTGGTACGATGAATGAATCAGAATTGAACAGTTCGGCTCcagattaaaattgaatttttttgataattaaaaaatttaaaaaaaaactgtTGGATTTGATCAAAATTGGATGGAAATAGATTGAACCAAAATCTAAATCGAAATCTGAATAAAAATTGAAACCGAGATTTTAGGGTTTCTACGGGCTGATTCAGGTTTATATCCCAAGGAATCAAAACCAGCACTTTCGGACTGATTTCAAATCAAAATCTGGCCAGGTATAATGTGGAATAGTGTCTCCGGGGCTGGAATGGGCCATAGGGGTTGTCAAAGCCTTAAGCACAGCCCACCTTTTTGTCATAGATTCTGAGGACAAATCCATTGAAATGCTTGTCGGCGGTCGGCCTTTTACCTTAGCACCCTACAAAACACAAACGCTAAAGAAAACGCCCTGCATATTCGTCTCCATCAGCTGCAACAGACCAGCTGGAGTGGAGGGATCACGCGGACCCAAGCCGAGCGAAGGCTAAAATTCGCAATACGATAGTTTGCATAGCAATAAACATGTTATACCTTAACTTCCCAAGAGATCAAAGTAGTTTGTTTAATAATTAATAGTACTCTACGTAATCACAGAATATTCTTAGTGGGTAAACTTGTTAGCGTTGATTAGTTCGCTCCTGGATTTCACCTTTTTAAAGAACTGGCAAAGCACAGCCCAGAAGCTGTCGCCCATTAAAGAATTAAATTGTACCCAATAACCATTTGATCACGAAATGAGCTAACTTTGACTAAGCTGATAGAtttaattattactttttttcAGGCAGGGCATTCATCACCTGCTGAGGCTGGAATCATGGAAGACCCATACATGTCTGTAGCATCAGTAAGCCCTAGTTTCCTTTTACGGCAATCATAAAACATTTCTGTTTTGGGCAAAAATTATTTATTGTTTttgttttgctaatctttttaatgataaattttcaatttGCAGTACTCTATTTTTGGTTCTGTAATTACAATTGGAGGAGTGATAGGTTCGATAGTAAATGGAAAGATGGCAGATCTCATTGGTCGAAGACTTGTAGGATCTTCTTTCACCCTTTAAACTATCTCTTGGCGCTGATAAAAATTTCTATTGCAAAATCAACTTTTCAATTTGTTAACCTTGTAATTTAATGTAGATTATGTGGGTATCAGAATTTTTCTGCATCACTGGTTGGTTTGCCGTAGCATTTGCAccggtttgt comes from the Hevea brasiliensis isolate MT/VB/25A 57/8 chromosome 5, ASM3005281v1, whole genome shotgun sequence genome and includes:
- the LOC110671451 gene encoding sugar transporter ESL1; the protein is MERGCIEEGLPTTRPLLLDAQPTPNTIHEISNFNRAARDSSIASVLFLSTFIAVCGSFCYGCSVGYSSPAESGIIQDLGLSLAAYSVFGSILTIGGMIGAIISGKIADVVGRRRTMLLAELFCTPGWLAIAFAKDAWWLDIGRLLIGLGVGLLTYVVPVYVAEITPKSLRGRFTSANQMLTSCGFAFSYCIGNIISWRTLALLGSIPCLLQLLGLFFIPESPRWLAKRGREKEFEASLQHLWGKNADVSVETMDIRDIIESFQHNSEGNALDLFQRRYCYSIIVGVGLMLLQQFGGNSGVVYYSSTIFAEADFSTILGTTALAIILLVAATVSLLLMDIFGRRTLLMVSSGGTCLFLCLVGLSFLLKEHGYLKELTPFMAFAGLLGYLAAFGVGISGIPWVIMSEIFPVSFKASAGSLVTLTNWSCSWLVSYTFNFMMEWSSAGTFFIFATMCGFTVLFVWKLVPETKGRTLEEIQAKMVFNPQDI